A genomic stretch from Zonotrichia leucophrys gambelii isolate GWCS_2022_RI unplaced genomic scaffold, RI_Zleu_2.0 Scaffold_127_131265, whole genome shotgun sequence includes:
- the LOC135460919 gene encoding proteoglycan 4-like: MDISRTFWNLHRSSRTFPDPPEPSQILQNLPRATRSSWCSATPSSLGKPSQSDSVIVVLRNPLIAGKSLRTFTDPPEPSQILQNLPRATRSSWCSATPSSPGNREFLMETSSGTFWNLPRSLRTFRTIADPSRTFAEPPEPSQILQNLPRATRSSWSSTTPSLLGSRDGHPWNLLEPSRTFPDPPEPSQIPLEPSGTLPDPHGTFRNLPRSIPAQPPHRQQVRDDLWNLPEPSGTFPDPHGIFQNHHRSHWNFPEPSRTFPRSPWILPEPSRTFPDPPEPSQIPLELSGTFQNLPRFLQEPPNPPRTPPPTIPASFWWGDFGEGFWGILGKEFGVGFWGGILEFLVEGFWRILWKHFGIFWGDFEEGILSFLGGFWGFLGSFREGFWGDFWEGFWGFLGKDFGDFGEGFGGFLGRILEAFWGFLAKDLGDFGEGF; encoded by the exons ATGGACATCTCCAGAACCTTCTGGAACCTTCACAGGTCCTCCAGAACCTTCCCAGATCCTCCAGAACCTTCCCAGATCCTTCAGAACCTCCCCAGAGCGACTCGGTCATCGTGGTGCTCCGCAACCCCCTCATCGCTGGGAA AACCTTCCCAGAGCGACTCGGTCATCGTGGTCCTCCGCAACCCCCTCATCGCCGGCAA ATCCCTCAGAACCTTCACAGATCCTCCAGAACCCTCCCAGATCCTCCAGAACCTCCCCAGAGCGACTCGGTCATCGTGGTGCTCCGCAACCCCCTCATCGCCGGGAAATAGAGAATTCCTGATGGAAACATCTTCTGGAAC CTTCTGGAACCTTCCCAGATCCCTCAGAACCTTCAGAACCATTGCAGATCCTTCCAGAACCTTTGCAGAACCTCCAGAACCCTCCCAGATCCTCCAGAACCTTCCCAGAGCGACTCGGTCATCGTGGTCCTCCACAACCCCCTCATTGCTGGGAAGTAGGGATGGACATCCCTGGAACCTTCTGGAACCTTCCAGGACCTTTCCAGATCCTCCAGAACCCTCCCAGATCCCACTGGAACCTTCCGGAACCCTCCCAGATCCCCATGGAACTTTCCGGAACCTTCCCAGATCCATCCCTGCACAACCCCCTCATCGCCAGCAAGTACGGGATGATCTCTggaaccttccagaaccttccgGGACCTTCCCAGATCCCCATGGAAT CTTCCAGAACCATCATAGATCCCACTGGAACTttccagaaccttccagaacctt TCCCAGATCCCCATGGAtccttccagaaccttccagaaccttcccagATCCTCCAGAACCATCCCAGATCCCACTGGAACTTTCCGGAACCTTCCAGAATCTTCCCAGATTCCTCCaggagcccccaaatccccccaggacccctcccccaACAATCCCGGCCAGTTTTTggtggggggattttggggaaggattttgggggattttagggaaggagtttggggttggattttggggaggaattttAGAGTTTTTGGTGGAaggattttggaggattttgtggaagcattttgggattttttggggggattttgaggaaGGGATTTTGAGTtttctggggggattttggggttttttggggagtttcagggaaggattttggggggatttttgggaaggattttggggttttttgggaaaggattttggggattttggggaaggatttgggggatttttgggaaggattttggaggcattttggggttttttggcgaaggatttgggggattttggggaaggattttga
- the SNRPD2 gene encoding small nuclear ribonucleoprotein Sm D2 produces the protein MSLLNKPKSEMTPEELQKREEEEFNTGPLSVLTQSVKNNTQVLINCRNNKKLLGRVKAFDRHCNMVLENVKEMWTEVPKSGKGKKKSKPVNKDRYISKMFLRGDSVIVVLRNPLIAGK, from the exons AT gagccTGCTGAACAAGCCCAAGAGTGAGATGACGCCCGAGGAGCTGCAGAAGCGCGAGGAGGAGGAGTTCAACACGGGCCCGCTGTCGGTGCTGACGCAGAGCGTCAAGAACAACACGCAGGTGCTCATCAACTGCCGCAACAACAAGAAGCTGCTGGGCCGCGTCAAGGCCTTCGACAG GCACTGTAACATGGTTCTGGAGAACGTCAAGGAGATGTGGACAGAGGTGCCCAAGAGCGGCAAGGGCAAGAAGAAATCCAAGCCGGTCAACAAGGACCGCTACATCTCCAAGATGTTCCTGCGCGGGGACTCGGTCATCGTGGTGCTCCGCAACCCCCTCATCGCTGGGAAGTAG